A genomic stretch from Triplophysa dalaica isolate WHDGS20190420 chromosome 4, ASM1584641v1, whole genome shotgun sequence includes:
- the LOC130418785 gene encoding alpha-(1,3)-fucosyltransferase 7 yields the protein MGFIKQLGRPLYCVFAFLLLYNFLSQRKALLFLIQFSSSPTKIVQQNITILLWNWPFGIPYRLDRDVCLDKYGIPRCFLEDNRSLVTQADVVVFHHHELWTGRSKLPLHLSRRPLQKWVWLSLEPPVNNHNLSNYNGLFNWTMSYRRDADIFVPYGELVSKNTNDTYIIPKKGNCLIAWVVSRYKASQNRSLVFQNLSKHVPSKLIEVYGNWPKRPLSNNNLLSTISRCYFYLAFENSISTDYITEKLWRNSFQAGIVPVVLGPPRNVYELSIPRESFIHVNDFNSTKALATYISQVSMNRERYESYFRWHRHYNVKTYIDWRERLCNICKRYHQLSKHKKVYNDLYSWVNR from the coding sequence ATGggatttattaaacaacttGGTCGTCCTCTATACTGTGTGTTTGCCTTTTTACTTCTTTATAATTTCTTATCCCAAAGAAAAGCACTGCTATTCTTAATTCAATTCAGCAGCAGCCCTACCAAAATTGTCCAACAGAACATCACCATCCTCCTGTGGAACTGGCCATTTGGAATCCCCTACAGACTTGATAGAGATGTGTGTTTGGATAAATATGGAATTCCAAGATGCTTTCTGGAGGATAACCGATCCCTTGTCACTCAAGCAGATGTTGTGGTGTTCCACCACCATGAACTCTGGACTGGACGCTCCAAACTTCCTCTCCACCTCTCCCGTCGGCCTTTGCAGAAGTGGGTTTGGTTGTCATTGGAACCTCCTGTGAACAACCACAACCTCAGCAACTACAATGGCTTATTCAACTGGACCATGAGTTATCGACGTGACGCGGACATATTCGTGCCATATGGAGAGCTTGTTTCGAAAAACACCAATGACACATACATCATTCCTAAAAAGGGAAACTGCCTGATTGCCTGGGTGGTTAGCAGATACAAGGCCAGTCAGAATCGCTCTCTAGTTTTCCAGAATCTTTCGAAACACGTTCCATCTAAACTAATAGAAGTATATGGTAACTGGCCTAAGCGACCACTGTCCAACAACAACCTGCTGTCCACTATATCTCGATGCTACTTCTACCTTGCTTTTGAAAACTCTATATCAACAGACTACATCACTGAGAAGTTGTGGAGAAACTCCTTTCAAGCGGGAATTGTGCCGGTGGTGCTCGGCCCACCCAGGAACGTTTATGAGCTTTCAATTCCTAGGGAGTcgttcattcatgtaaatgacTTCAACAGCACTAAGGCACTGGCTACCTATATAAGTCAAGTTTCCATGAATAGAGAGCGTTATGAATCTTATTTTAGATGGCACCGTCACTATAATGTTAAAACCTACATAGAttggagagagagactgtgtaATATTTGCAAGCGTTATCATCAGTTATCTAAGCACAAGAAAGTGTACAATGATCTGTATAGCTGGGTCAACAGGTAA